ATGATTTGCATATTGCTGCTGAAAAAATAAAAATGCCTCTTACATCGGCAGTGTTTTTTCCGGCTTTTTATTCCCGGTTAGAAAATCCCGCTTTGAATTCCTTGGCTGATTTGGGAAATTATTTTAAAACAGCCGGGTTGCTTTTAACGAACCATAGTATTATTGAAATTCAGGTTTACAGGAAACGGCGAAGAACCATTTTTTTGAGCGAAATAGTAAAGCCGGTTACGCTTTTCCCGGTTTACAATACCGTGTGGCGTACAGTTTCCCTTGAACCGGACCGCCGGATGCTTTTTGTGGTTGAAAAGGAAACGGGTATCTTTTTAAAATACCGGGTATTTTCTCCCACTTTTGTTTTGGATAACCTGTTTTTTGAACTGACAGATGTGAAAACAAAATTCGGCGAAAACTTTTTTATGCTGAATAATTTGTATTATGCAAATCAACCGTTAATTCCATTAAGCGGAAACGGGCTGGTTTGCGGACAGTATGCTCTGACGGTACCGTAGAAAAATCAGACCACTTCCGGGTTTGTATTTGAAATGCAGAGGTTGAAATCTTTGGATTGTTTTTGGCTGTAATACCGATTGGATTTTAAAATGTTAAGTATCAGGATTTAATTATTGTTTCTATTTGTTATTTTCTGTGCCTGGAAAATATTTTTTGTTAGGTGTTGTATATGATAAAAATGGTATTCTTATCAAGCATGTATGGTAAAACGCAAATATTTATAATTTTAAAAACCACAAGCAAGTGTTGTTTTTGTCCAATGAGACGATTTTATAAGAATATCCAGAATATTTTTCTGAAAATTTAGCCGGAGCGGAAATGGTTTTTGCAGGACACTTTGTTTTAACTTCATAAGCTTTTCCTTTTAAAAACGATTCAGTTACCACAAAATCGATTTCTTTTTTGTCGGTAGTACGCCAATATCTTATCTGTTCTTTATCGTATAACTCACACAAACGTTTAAATATGTAATTTTCAAATAATGCGCCTTTGTCATCACGATTGTCAAAGTTGTAAAATCTGTTTAATAAAACATTTCTCATTCCCGAGTCGTTAAAAAATATTTTTGGCATTTTGGTAAACTCTTTTCTGATATTGGAGAAAAATGGTTTTACCAATGAGATATGAAAACTGTTTTGTAGTACATACAAATATTTGTCAACTGTTTTGTGATCTATTCCTATGGTAGTGGACAGTTCGTTTTTGTTTACCAAGTTACCTGTTTGTCCAGCAAGTATGGTAAGTAGCATATAAAACTTTTCGTAATGCTGTATCCCGGATTCGTCAATGTCTCTACGCAAAAATGCATTTTTCAATTCTTTTAATAAAAAAATTTTTTCTTCCGGTTCTTTTTCCAAAGCAACACGCGGATAACCACCATAAACTATAAATGTTTGAAAAAGTTCCATCAATTCTCTTTTTCGTGTAGATACATAATCTTTTTGTTTCTGTATCATTCGGAGCTCTTCTTTCAGGTCATCTTCATTGTTAAACAAAAGCCATTCGGAAAAATTTAAGGTTTGTAATTCAAAAATTCTTTTTCTTCCTGCGAGTGAATCTTTAAATTTTTCATCCATATAAAAAGCGCTGCTGCCGGTAGCAATTATTTTCAAGCTGCTACCATAAGTGTCAAATAGATACTTTAAAAAGTTCGTGGGATTATTAGCGTATTGTATTTCATCAATAAATAAATAATAAGGTTGTAACCTGTTGTTATCCGTTTCTTTCCGTTGTGGGCGGGCAGTTACTGAAAATATCTCTTCAGGATGTTTGTTGATACTACTCAAAATATCTACATCTTCAAAACTGACAAAAAAGGTTTTTTTCCCTTCCTTTTTCAGTTTTGCATAGAGATGTTTCAATAAAGTTGTTTTGCCGGTTTGTCTGGCTCCCGTGATAATTGTATATTCTTTTTTGTCAAGGTGTTTTATCAGTTCAGGTTCTATATCTCTTTTAAAATACATGGTTTAAATGTTTGATATTGCACCCAAAAATACGAAAAAATTGGATAAAATGAGAATAGTATTCCCAAAATATCGGATAATTTGGGAATTGTATTCCGAAAAAATCCATTTTTTCGCTATTATCCCTTACCATATCTTTTTGCATCTTTGCCGAAAATTTTACTTCATGTATTCGTACGATTATCTTTTTGCTTTTACCCAATCGGTGTTTGAAAAAATGGGATTGCCGGCGGATGAGGCCCGTCAGGCGGCCGATATTTTGATGCGGGCCGAGTTACGGAATATTTCCACGCACGGACTGGTGCGGTTGCCCGAATATGTCCGTTTGTGGCAAAATAAACGGATTACCGTTACCCCGAAATTTACTGTGGTTCACGAAACGCCTTCCACAGCCCTGGTGGACGGCGGAAAAGGATTGGGGCTGGTTACGGCGCCCAAAGCCATGAAACTGGCCATTGAAAAGGCCAAAACAGCCGGTACGGGCTGGGTGGCGGTGCGCAATTCGTATCATTTCGGAATTGCCGGTTACTATGCCATGAAAGCGCTGGAACAGGATATGATCGGCATTGCCATGACCAATGCCAATCCGCTGGTGGCGCCTACTTTTGCGAAAAACGGCATGTTGGGGACCAATCCCATTGCCGTGGCTGTTCCGGCAGGCGATGAGCCGCCTTTTGTGGCCGATTTTGCCACTTCGCCTGTCTCGCGCGGAAAAGTGGACATATATGAAAGTGAAGGAAAAACCGTTCCGGAAGGCCTGCTACAGGATGCCGGCGGAAGTCCGACTGTCGATCCTTCGGCTTTGCGTAATGGCGGGGCTTTGCGTACGCTGGGTGGCGACACCGATCATGGCGGGCACAAAGGTTTTTGCCTGACATCTATTGTAGATATTTTTTCGGCTGTGTTTTCCGGTGCCAATTTCGGGCCGACGGTAGTGCCTACCTTGGGTTATGTGAAAGATAAAGCCGGTGCGGAAGATCGCGGTATCGGTCATTTTTTCGGCGCCATGCGTATTGATGCCTTTCAGCCGGCAGCCGATTTTAAAGCCGGTATGGATGAATGGATACGGGCTTTCCGAAAAGCCGAACCGGTGCCGGGTCGCGAACGGGTAATTATTCCCGGTGATCCGGAACGGGAATCGGAAAAGCGAAAAATGACCGAAGGAATTGCTCTCGGTAGTAAAACCGTCAGCGGACTGAAAACGCTGGCCGAAATGTTTGACTTGCCTTTCGAAGAATAATTGCGGTTTACGGGTTGGCTTTTTCTGCCAGTTCCATCCAGCGCAGGGTTTTTTCGTCCAGTGTTTCCATGAGCCGGGCAATCTGCCGGCCGGTTTCTTCCAGCTCCTGATAAGAAAGGTTTCCGGTATTCATGGTGCTTTCCAGTGCTGCTTTTTCTTTTTCGAGTTGTTCGATTTCGGTTTCTAATTGTTCAAATTCGCGTTTTTCCTTATAACTGAGTTTCCGGTTGTTTTGTTTTACTTTTGGTTGTGCCGGCTTTTTTTCGGCCGGTTTGTTTTTTTTCTCTTCATTCAGTTTGCTGAACCGGTATGACGTGTAGTTGCCGTAAAAATCTTTTATTTTTCCGTTGCCTTCGAAAATAAACAAGTGGTCGGTCAGCCGGTCCAGAAAATACCGGTCGTGCGAAACCAGTATCAAACAGCCCTGGAAATCGGAAAGGAAAGCCTCTAACTTGTTTAGGGTAACGATATCCAAATCGTTGGTGGGCTCATCAAGGATGAGAAAGTTGGGGTTGGTAATCAATACGGTAAGCAGGTACAACCTTCGCCGTTCGCCGCCGCTGAGTTTGGAAACCGGTGTTTGCTGCACTTTAGGCGGAAACAGAAAGTAATTCAGAAACTGTGAAGCCGTCAGGGTTTTGTTTTTCCCGGTTTGAATAACTTCGGCAATGTCTTTTACCACTTCGAGTACGGTTTTGTCCGGTGATGCTTTCAGCCCTTCCTGTGTGTAATAACCGATGGAAACGGTATCGCCCCGGATGATTTCGCCTTTGTCGGGTGGGGTTTTCCCTGTCAGCAGATTTAAAAAAGTGGATTTTCCCACCCCGTTTTTGCCAAGCAGCCCGATGCGTTCGCCTTTTTTGAAGATGTAACTGAAATTTTCAACGATTTTTTTATCGCCGAAATGTTTCTCAATGTTTTTTATTTCGATGATTTTTCCGCCGAGGCGCCGGGTTTGTGTTTGCAGTTTTATTTCATCGTCCGTAGTTTTTTTGGACGCTTTTGCTTTGGTTTCATAAAAAGCGTCGATACGTGCTTTTGATTTATGGGTACGGGCTTTGGGCATCCGGCGCAGCCATTCGAGCTCTTTTTTCATCCATTTTTCCGCCTTTTCTCTTTCGGATTGTTCCGCTTCAATGCGGGCGGCTCTTTTTTCAAGAAAATAGGAATAGTTGCCCTGATAGGTATAAATTTGGCTGTCGGAAAGCTCCATGATGTTGTTACAAATCCTGTCGAGAAAATAACGGTCGTGGGTAACCATAAAAAGGGTGATGTCCGAAGCGGACAGGTATTTTTCGAGCCATTCGATCATGTCGATGTCGAGATGGTTGGTGGGCTCGTCGAGCAGCAGAAATTCGGGTTGGTCGAGCAGGGTGAGGGCAAGGGCAATTCGTTTTTTCTGGCCTCCCGAAAGGGTTTCTGTTTTTTGTTCCAGACGGGTAATGCCAAAGCGCGAAAACATTTCTGTCAGTCGCCGGTCGTAATCCCAGGCTTCGGCTTTGTCCATCCGGTTGATAGCTGCATTCAGTTGCTCGCGGGTTTCGGGGGTGTCTTTTTCAGCCTGCCGTTTTACGGCTTCTTCATAATCGCGAATGATCTGACGGATTTCCGAATCGTGGGTGTCAATCAGTTCTTTCAGCGAAATTCCCGGCTCAAATTCGGGCTGTTGTTCCAGATAGGCCACGCGAAGGCCGTCACGAAAGGCAAAGCTTCCGCTGTCGGCAAAGTCCTTTCCGGCCAGTATTTTAAAAAGGGTGGATTTCCCGGTTCCGTTGCCGGCGATGAGTGCTGTTTTATCGCCTTCGTGCAGGCCAAAACTGATTTCTTCAAACAAAACCTTATCGCCATAAGTTTTCGAAAGTTTGTCAACGGAAAGCAGGTTCATCGGCAATTTATTTTTTGCAAAGGTAACCAATCCCCTTATGAGAGTCCGAATTTCCGGGAACATTTCGATGAAAAAGTCCGAAAAAATAACTTTGTTAGTGCCCTGACCGGTATCTTTCAGTGAACGAAGATCTTTCTGAAACTTTATTTTGTTAAAACTGTTTTTTTGAAGGATATTTGTACAGAAAATAGGAGAGAAGAAAAATACCCGAATCGAGGGGATTTGTATATTTATTATATATGATAAAAATCAAGTTTATGAAAAAACTTTTAGCAAGTATTGTGTTCCTGTTCTTTTTCGGGATCTCGGCCGGGGTTGCCTGTACCACAGCTGTTATTTCCGGAAAGGCCACCAAAGACGGCCGTCCGATGTTGTGGAAAAACCGCGATACCGGAGCTTTGAATAACAAAATCATGATTTTTCATGATGGGAAATATCCGTATGTGGGGTTAGTCAATTCTCATGATAAAACCGGGAAAAGTATCTGGATCGGTTATAACAGTGCCGGCTTTGCCATTATGAACTCGGCCAGTTACAACCTGAACAATGATACCATTAAACAAACCGGCGGAGAAGGCCGGTTGATGAAACGGGCTTTGCAAACCTGTGCCACAGTGGATGATTTTGAAAA
The sequence above is drawn from the Candidatus Sulfidibacterium hydrothermale genome and encodes:
- a CDS encoding ATP-binding protein, which translates into the protein MYFKRDIEPELIKHLDKKEYTIITGARQTGKTTLLKHLYAKLKKEGKKTFFVSFEDVDILSSINKHPEEIFSVTARPQRKETDNNRLQPYYLFIDEIQYANNPTNFLKYLFDTYGSSLKIIATGSSAFYMDEKFKDSLAGRKRIFELQTLNFSEWLLFNNEDDLKEELRMIQKQKDYVSTRKRELMELFQTFIVYGGYPRVALEKEPEEKIFLLKELKNAFLRRDIDESGIQHYEKFYMLLTILAGQTGNLVNKNELSTTIGIDHKTVDKYLYVLQNSFHISLVKPFFSNIRKEFTKMPKIFFNDSGMRNVLLNRFYNFDNRDDKGALFENYIFKRLCELYDKEQIRYWRTTDKKEIDFVVTESFLKGKAYEVKTKCPAKTISAPAKFSEKYSGYSYKIVSLDKNNTCLWFLKL
- a CDS encoding Ldh family oxidoreductase — translated: MYSYDYLFAFTQSVFEKMGLPADEARQAADILMRAELRNISTHGLVRLPEYVRLWQNKRITVTPKFTVVHETPSTALVDGGKGLGLVTAPKAMKLAIEKAKTAGTGWVAVRNSYHFGIAGYYAMKALEQDMIGIAMTNANPLVAPTFAKNGMLGTNPIAVAVPAGDEPPFVADFATSPVSRGKVDIYESEGKTVPEGLLQDAGGSPTVDPSALRNGGALRTLGGDTDHGGHKGFCLTSIVDIFSAVFSGANFGPTVVPTLGYVKDKAGAEDRGIGHFFGAMRIDAFQPAADFKAGMDEWIRAFRKAEPVPGRERVIIPGDPERESEKRKMTEGIALGSKTVSGLKTLAEMFDLPFEE
- a CDS encoding ABC-F family ATP-binding cassette domain-containing protein, whose protein sequence is MNLLSVDKLSKTYGDKVLFEEISFGLHEGDKTALIAGNGTGKSTLFKILAGKDFADSGSFAFRDGLRVAYLEQQPEFEPGISLKELIDTHDSEIRQIIRDYEEAVKRQAEKDTPETREQLNAAINRMDKAEAWDYDRRLTEMFSRFGITRLEQKTETLSGGQKKRIALALTLLDQPEFLLLDEPTNHLDIDMIEWLEKYLSASDITLFMVTHDRYFLDRICNNIMELSDSQIYTYQGNYSYFLEKRAARIEAEQSEREKAEKWMKKELEWLRRMPKARTHKSKARIDAFYETKAKASKKTTDDEIKLQTQTRRLGGKIIEIKNIEKHFGDKKIVENFSYIFKKGERIGLLGKNGVGKSTFLNLLTGKTPPDKGEIIRGDTVSIGYYTQEGLKASPDKTVLEVVKDIAEVIQTGKNKTLTASQFLNYFLFPPKVQQTPVSKLSGGERRRLYLLTVLITNPNFLILDEPTNDLDIVTLNKLEAFLSDFQGCLILVSHDRYFLDRLTDHLFIFEGNGKIKDFYGNYTSYRFSKLNEEKKNKPAEKKPAQPKVKQNNRKLSYKEKREFEQLETEIEQLEKEKAALESTMNTGNLSYQELEETGRQIARLMETLDEKTLRWMELAEKANP